Proteins encoded by one window of Corynebacterium amycolatum:
- a CDS encoding acetolactate synthase large subunit: MNAHEQHTPSPAQFAAKARTSAPERISGAKAIVRSLEELGVEVAFGIPGGAVLPLYDPIYDSEKLRHVLVRHEQGAGHAATGYAQVSGKVGVCIATSGPGATNLVTPLADAQMDSVPVVAITGQVGRPLLGTDAFQEADIRGVTMPITKHNFMVTEAEDIPRALAEAFHLASSGRPGPVLVDVPKDLQNTMIDFTWPPEIDLPGYRPVTTPHQRQIDEAAEMIAAAKRPVLYIGGGVIKADASTELVEFAEQTGVPVVTTLMARGAFPDSHPLHMGMPGMHGKVSAVAALQKSDLLITIGARFDDRVTGDLNSFAPNAKVIHADIDPAEIGKLREVDVPIVGDAREVLAALSESYTKLGLSRPQIADWLKLLDGLRDEFPLGWEEPADGAIAPQFVIQTLSDIVGPEAIYAAGVGQHQMWAAQFVQYENPRTWLNSGGAGTMGYSIPAAMGAKAAAPEKEVWAIDGDGCFQMTNQELTTCAMEGFPIKVALINNGNLGMVRQWQTLFYDQRYSNTKLRPEDNSYLPDFVQLSEGLGCVAIRVTKKEDVAAAIKKAREINDRPVVIDFIVGEDAQVWPMVAAGKSNDEVEYARGLRPLFNDENSAAETPADIHGTVVDNAEDAAKQPDANHPSMKTR; this comes from the coding sequence GTGAACGCGCACGAGCAGCACACCCCATCGCCCGCCCAATTCGCAGCTAAGGCGCGCACCAGCGCCCCCGAGCGAATTTCTGGTGCAAAAGCCATTGTCCGATCTCTTGAAGAGCTTGGTGTTGAGGTAGCCTTCGGTATCCCCGGTGGTGCAGTGCTTCCGCTCTACGATCCGATTTATGACTCGGAAAAGCTCCGCCACGTCCTCGTGCGCCACGAGCAGGGAGCTGGTCACGCTGCCACTGGTTACGCGCAGGTTTCCGGCAAGGTCGGTGTGTGTATCGCGACTTCCGGCCCGGGTGCTACTAACCTGGTTACCCCGCTCGCGGATGCTCAGATGGACTCCGTTCCGGTTGTCGCCATCACCGGTCAGGTCGGTCGCCCGCTGCTGGGTACTGACGCTTTCCAGGAGGCTGACATCCGCGGTGTGACCATGCCGATCACTAAGCACAACTTCATGGTCACCGAAGCTGAGGACATCCCGCGCGCGCTCGCTGAGGCATTCCACCTGGCTTCTTCTGGTCGCCCAGGCCCGGTTCTGGTCGATGTTCCGAAGGACCTCCAGAATACGATGATTGACTTCACCTGGCCGCCGGAGATTGACCTGCCGGGCTACCGTCCTGTGACGACTCCGCACCAGCGTCAGATTGACGAAGCAGCTGAGATGATTGCTGCGGCCAAGCGTCCGGTGCTCTACATCGGTGGTGGCGTCATTAAGGCTGATGCTTCCACGGAGCTGGTCGAGTTCGCCGAGCAGACTGGAGTTCCGGTCGTGACCACGCTGATGGCTCGCGGCGCATTCCCGGACTCGCACCCGCTGCATATGGGTATGCCAGGCATGCACGGCAAGGTGTCCGCCGTCGCTGCTCTGCAGAAGTCCGACCTGCTCATCACTATCGGTGCGCGTTTCGACGACCGTGTTACCGGTGATCTGAATTCCTTCGCGCCGAACGCGAAGGTTATCCACGCAGACATTGACCCGGCAGAGATTGGCAAGCTCCGTGAAGTTGACGTTCCCATCGTCGGCGATGCCCGCGAGGTCCTTGCCGCACTTAGCGAGTCCTACACCAAGCTCGGTCTTAGTCGCCCCCAGATTGCCGACTGGCTGAAGCTTCTCGACGGTCTCCGCGACGAGTTCCCCCTCGGGTGGGAAGAGCCCGCTGATGGTGCAATCGCTCCGCAGTTTGTAATTCAGACCCTGTCCGACATCGTTGGCCCGGAGGCCATCTATGCCGCTGGCGTCGGCCAGCACCAGATGTGGGCAGCGCAGTTCGTCCAGTACGAGAACCCGCGCACCTGGCTTAACTCCGGTGGTGCCGGCACGATGGGCTACTCAATCCCGGCTGCGATGGGCGCCAAGGCGGCTGCTCCAGAAAAGGAAGTCTGGGCCATTGATGGTGACGGTTGCTTCCAGATGACCAATCAGGAGCTAACCACCTGTGCAATGGAAGGTTTTCCCATCAAGGTTGCCTTGATCAACAACGGTAACCTGGGCATGGTTCGTCAGTGGCAGACGCTGTTCTACGATCAGCGCTACTCCAACACCAAGCTGCGCCCGGAGGACAACTCCTACCTGCCAGACTTCGTCCAGCTCTCCGAGGGGCTTGGCTGCGTGGCGATTCGCGTGACCAAGAAGGAAGATGTCGCGGCCGCAATTAAGAAGGCACGCGAGATTAATGACCGACCGGTGGTTATTGACTTCATTGTCGGTGAGGATGCTCAGGTGTGGCCGAT
- a CDS encoding mechanosensitive ion channel family protein, producing MLLRAWQWIASNGLAIASLAILLILVPRIRRFVLAIADGNISSEDEQAKGRRALIGAVVYIVEVIAYFVLIIAILSKFGISLTAAAIPATVVSAAVGFGAQGVIADFLGGMFIIAEKQYGIGDWVEFHSPSGTVQGDVVNMTLRATTIRTLNGEEIIVPNSEARMCINYSSQWSRAVVEVPVPMTAGGSIKDLEERTVAAAKRAITLDSIKDSVLSEIKMQSSTELNPPTVMGLPWTVTMRLIVDCKPGDQWLIERAIRAAVIDTWWDDYGERAQQTPFAPAEEITGHVRDDTMIEQLKQADAKRENKQALDDVDSAPTEVVEMVPDTAVEPVTAETKLMETQTVDKQDENERSDLPHAGADLDDARREQEDSESNSAIRKLINHPDWKTLTTRQKVRRTLSAGGRARVSTIVLLVTLLILFILNLMTLETEDGPSGWLAPSRWNDRVATQEEDSEESSAPQSSNQPTSTTQNVQPTETTQQNQTSQNQPTETSQQPQNTQNRAPSTTTSTQSSSEQSNTGNEDTGGSQSTDSTNNAEPNSADTQ from the coding sequence ATGTTGTTACGGGCATGGCAATGGATAGCCAGCAACGGTCTTGCCATTGCAAGCCTGGCCATTCTGCTAATTCTTGTTCCCCGCATCCGACGTTTCGTTCTGGCAATCGCAGACGGAAATATCTCCTCTGAGGACGAGCAAGCCAAGGGACGACGCGCGCTCATTGGCGCTGTTGTTTACATCGTCGAAGTTATTGCGTACTTCGTCTTAATCATCGCGATTCTGTCGAAATTCGGAATCTCGCTAACCGCCGCCGCCATCCCCGCAACGGTTGTTTCCGCTGCTGTTGGTTTTGGTGCCCAGGGAGTCATCGCCGACTTCCTCGGAGGCATGTTCATCATTGCCGAGAAACAGTACGGCATCGGCGATTGGGTTGAGTTCCATTCCCCTTCCGGCACCGTGCAGGGCGACGTCGTCAATATGACATTGCGCGCCACGACCATTCGAACCCTAAACGGCGAGGAAATTATCGTGCCGAACTCCGAGGCACGTATGTGTATCAACTACTCCTCGCAGTGGTCGCGTGCCGTCGTCGAAGTACCGGTACCGATGACCGCCGGTGGTTCCATTAAGGATTTGGAAGAGCGCACCGTCGCCGCTGCTAAGCGCGCAATCACGCTGGACTCAATCAAGGACTCCGTTCTCTCCGAAATCAAGATGCAGTCCTCTACAGAGCTCAATCCACCAACGGTTATGGGGCTGCCGTGGACCGTCACCATGCGCTTGATTGTCGACTGCAAACCGGGCGACCAATGGCTTATCGAGCGCGCCATCCGCGCCGCAGTCATCGACACCTGGTGGGATGACTACGGCGAGCGCGCCCAACAGACCCCGTTTGCTCCCGCCGAAGAAATCACCGGCCACGTCCGCGATGACACGATGATTGAACAGCTCAAGCAGGCCGACGCTAAGCGCGAGAACAAGCAGGCGCTTGACGACGTCGACAGCGCTCCAACCGAGGTTGTCGAAATGGTACCGGACACAGCAGTCGAGCCAGTCACCGCGGAAACTAAGCTGATGGAAACTCAGACCGTCGACAAGCAAGACGAGAATGAGCGATCCGATCTTCCGCACGCGGGAGCCGATCTTGACGATGCGCGACGCGAGCAGGAAGACAGTGAAAGCAACAGCGCCATCCGCAAGCTGATTAACCACCCCGATTGGAAGACACTCACGACGCGCCAGAAGGTTCGTCGAACCCTCTCCGCAGGTGGGCGCGCTCGCGTTTCGACGATTGTACTCCTGGTAACCTTACTGATTCTCTTCATTTTGAACCTGATGACACTCGAAACTGAGGACGGCCCATCTGGATGGTTGGCACCGAGCAGGTGGAACGATCGCGTAGCGACACAGGAAGAGGACTCGGAAGAGTCGTCGGCACCACAGTCATCCAACCAGCCGACTAGCACCACACAGAATGTGCAGCCCACCGAGACCACTCAGCAGAATCAGACATCTCAAAACCAGCCAACGGAGACTTCTCAGCAGCCGCAGAACACACAGAACCGCGCACCTTCGACCACCACCTCCACCCAGTCAAGCTCCGAGCAGAGCAACACTGGCAACGAGGACACTGGTGGATCACAGTCGACGGACTCCACTAACAACGCGGAACCGAACTCGGCTGATACGCAATAG
- a CDS encoding PH domain-containing protein, with protein MTDSTPQPKIATQRFRPQKTHLFIVAFMVVLCVIAAGFTPWLAVTFLAPLIYTLWIFRVRTTVGSRGITAVYLLSQRRSVPWSDFAGIFFNKGGRAFAVTKSDERIALPAISFNSLPELKEATGGLIPDPITSARMAENDKVEVFDRDGYSVMKKASEVEADAKVKGAKAKGEASAE; from the coding sequence ATGACTGACTCGACTCCACAGCCAAAAATTGCGACGCAGCGATTTCGCCCACAGAAGACGCATCTGTTCATCGTTGCGTTCATGGTCGTGCTGTGTGTAATTGCCGCCGGCTTTACCCCGTGGCTGGCCGTTACCTTCCTGGCACCGTTGATTTATACGCTTTGGATTTTCCGAGTACGCACCACCGTGGGGTCACGCGGCATCACTGCGGTTTATCTACTGTCCCAGCGCCGTTCGGTGCCCTGGAGTGATTTTGCAGGCATCTTCTTCAACAAGGGCGGTCGAGCCTTTGCGGTCACCAAGTCAGATGAGCGTATCGCGCTGCCGGCCATCTCTTTTAATTCACTGCCCGAGCTAAAGGAAGCCACCGGCGGTCTGATTCCGGATCCGATTACTTCGGCTCGCATGGCGGAAAATGACAAGGTCGAGGTCTTTGACCGCGATGGCTACTCCGTAATGAAGAAGGCCAGTGAGGTTGAGGCTGACGCCAAGGTTAAAGGCGCTAAGGCTAAAGGCGAAGCCTCTGCTGAGTAA
- the ilvD gene encoding dihydroxy-acid dehydratase, with translation MIPLRSKVTTAGRNAAGARSLWRATGMSDSDFGKPIIAIANSYTQFVPGHVHLKDVGDIVAEAVTAAGGVPREFNTIAVDDGIAMGHDGMLYSLPSREIIADSVEYMVNAHTADALVCISNCDKITPGMLNAALRLNIPVVFVSGGPMESGSSVVIDGVVKPGSDLISAISASANDKVDDKNLLDIERSACPTCGSCSGMFTANSMNCLTEALGLSLPGNGSTLATQQARRDLFTRAGELIVDLAKSYYNDGDESVLPRNIANRDAFVNAMTLDVAMGGSTNTVLHILAAAQEGEIDFDLSDIDAISRRVPCLSKVAPNSDYYMEDVHRAGGIPAILGELRRAGLLQMDVRSVHSPSLEEHLDNWDIRGGKATDEAIELFHAAPGGVRTTEPFSTSNRWESLDTDSENGCIRDFDHAYTKEGGLCVLRGNIAEDGAVLKTAGIGEDQFHFEGTARVVESQEEAVSVILNRTLQPGEVLFVIYEGPSGGPGMQEMLHPTAFIKGAGLGKVCALVTDGRFSGGSSGLSIGHVSPEAAAGGAIGLVRNGDPVYIDVAERRLEIQVSDEELAARRDEELKRDKPFTPHKPRPRKVSKALRAYAKMASSADKGAVRIVD, from the coding sequence ATGATCCCCCTTCGCTCTAAAGTCACCACTGCCGGACGAAATGCCGCTGGCGCTCGTTCCCTATGGCGTGCGACTGGCATGTCCGATAGCGACTTCGGCAAGCCGATTATCGCAATTGCAAACTCTTACACCCAGTTTGTGCCAGGGCACGTGCACCTGAAGGATGTTGGCGACATCGTTGCGGAAGCTGTAACCGCGGCAGGTGGTGTCCCCCGTGAGTTCAACACCATCGCCGTCGACGACGGTATCGCAATGGGACATGACGGCATGCTCTACTCGCTGCCATCCCGTGAAATTATTGCCGACTCTGTGGAATACATGGTCAACGCTCACACCGCTGACGCGTTGGTGTGTATTTCCAACTGTGACAAGATCACGCCAGGCATGCTCAATGCGGCTCTGCGCCTGAATATCCCGGTGGTCTTCGTTTCCGGCGGGCCGATGGAATCGGGGTCATCGGTTGTTATCGATGGCGTCGTCAAGCCTGGCTCTGACCTAATCTCGGCTATTTCTGCATCCGCGAATGACAAGGTCGATGACAAGAACCTGCTGGACATCGAGCGCTCGGCGTGCCCGACCTGTGGTTCTTGCTCGGGTATGTTCACCGCAAACTCGATGAACTGCCTGACCGAGGCCCTCGGCCTGTCCCTGCCGGGCAATGGTTCTACGCTGGCGACTCAGCAGGCTCGCCGCGACTTGTTCACCCGCGCCGGTGAGCTAATCGTGGACCTGGCGAAGAGCTACTACAACGATGGCGACGAGTCCGTGCTGCCGCGCAACATCGCCAACCGCGACGCATTTGTCAACGCCATGACGCTCGATGTTGCCATGGGTGGCTCCACCAACACCGTGCTGCACATTCTCGCTGCCGCGCAGGAGGGCGAGATTGACTTCGACCTCTCTGACATCGACGCGATTTCCCGTCGTGTTCCGTGTCTGTCTAAGGTAGCGCCGAACTCTGACTACTACATGGAGGACGTCCACCGCGCCGGTGGTATTCCAGCCATCCTCGGCGAGCTGCGTCGCGCCGGCCTGCTGCAAATGGATGTCCGCTCTGTACACTCCCCGTCGTTGGAGGAGCACCTGGATAACTGGGATATCCGCGGCGGCAAGGCCACTGACGAGGCCATCGAGCTGTTCCACGCAGCACCGGGCGGTGTGCGCACCACCGAGCCGTTCTCCACTTCCAACCGCTGGGAAAGTCTGGACACGGACTCCGAAAATGGCTGCATCCGCGACTTCGACCACGCCTACACCAAGGAAGGCGGTCTCTGTGTCCTGCGCGGCAACATCGCCGAGGACGGCGCTGTCCTGAAGACCGCGGGTATTGGCGAGGACCAGTTCCACTTCGAGGGCACCGCTCGCGTCGTAGAGAGCCAGGAAGAGGCTGTCTCTGTCATCTTGAACCGCACCTTGCAGCCGGGCGAAGTTCTCTTCGTCATCTACGAGGGGCCGTCAGGTGGTCCGGGCATGCAGGAGATGCTGCACCCGACCGCATTCATCAAGGGTGCTGGTCTGGGTAAGGTTTGCGCCCTGGTCACCGACGGCCGCTTTTCCGGCGGTTCCTCTGGACTGTCGATTGGTCACGTTTCCCCGGAGGCCGCTGCAGGTGGCGCAATCGGTCTCGTCCGCAACGGCGACCCAGTGTACATCGATGTCGCAGAACGACGCCTCGAAATTCAGGTGTCCGACGAGGAGCTTGCGGCCCGCCGTGATGAAGAGCTCAAGCGCGATAAGCCGTTTACTCCCCACAAGCCACGTCCGCGCAAGGTGTCCAAGGCGCTGCGCGCATATGCCAAGATGGCGTCCAGTGCGGATAAGGGCGCGGTCCGCATTGTCGACTAG
- a CDS encoding DoxX family membrane protein — MSDSEKYPNDRALENVEDGFDDDLDVPTYRKLAEPMNEETNRDDSDNTATQIFPGVPEKRVDEEPEAEVDQENLPPESAAASETVAETEVEPSSEPEPEVQETPKKRYDAYAAAGRTAPQVISPAGKPSPRDEQAETELAPAADKESEVAPESEATEIFEQPARSERVDSDEDFSQPTQAFSASEAAAASTAGTAANKSEAQSAFDDEAESTYGSARNSAAETQYFDESDFAEPAASRDTAGAAGVAGAGVGAAGATAATTTAAADDDEDTDFNDDNEPEFRRGTTDFGLLLLRLGLGALLLVHGLTTLLGWGSSGGTTALETQFSQNNFALGPVMATAIPTVQLIAGALLILGLATPLAAALALALSAYLSMFDVATSANGVNIVGQDSSNLQLQLLMTAMALGLQFTGPGRIGIDFGRGWARRPLASSWIFGILSIAAAIGLWWLTTGTLPFIG; from the coding sequence GTGAGCGACTCAGAGAAGTACCCGAACGACCGCGCCCTCGAGAATGTGGAGGACGGATTCGATGACGATCTCGACGTCCCGACCTACCGCAAGCTCGCTGAGCCAATGAACGAAGAAACCAACCGCGATGACAGCGACAACACCGCAACGCAAATTTTTCCGGGTGTGCCGGAAAAGCGCGTAGATGAGGAGCCGGAGGCGGAGGTAGACCAAGAAAACCTGCCGCCGGAATCCGCCGCTGCATCAGAGACAGTGGCAGAGACAGAGGTCGAGCCGAGCTCGGAACCGGAGCCTGAAGTTCAGGAAACCCCGAAGAAGCGCTACGACGCCTACGCCGCTGCAGGCCGCACGGCACCTCAGGTGATTAGCCCTGCCGGTAAGCCTTCGCCGCGGGATGAACAGGCCGAAACTGAATTGGCACCCGCGGCCGATAAAGAGTCGGAGGTAGCCCCGGAGTCGGAGGCGACCGAGATCTTTGAGCAGCCGGCCCGTAGCGAGCGCGTTGATTCAGATGAGGATTTCAGCCAGCCGACGCAAGCCTTCTCGGCTTCTGAAGCGGCAGCAGCGTCCACAGCGGGAACTGCCGCAAATAAGTCGGAAGCACAGTCAGCATTCGACGATGAGGCGGAGTCAACCTATGGCTCTGCACGCAATTCCGCAGCTGAGACTCAGTATTTCGATGAATCGGATTTCGCTGAACCGGCTGCCTCTCGCGATACCGCTGGTGCCGCTGGTGTTGCAGGAGCAGGCGTAGGGGCCGCCGGGGCAACTGCGGCTACGACTACCGCCGCTGCTGACGACGATGAAGACACGGACTTCAACGACGACAACGAACCGGAGTTCCGTCGCGGTACCACCGACTTCGGCCTCCTGCTGCTGCGTCTTGGATTGGGTGCGCTGCTGTTGGTCCATGGCCTGACAACGCTGCTCGGCTGGGGCAGCTCCGGTGGCACCACTGCGCTGGAGACACAGTTTAGCCAGAACAACTTCGCCCTCGGCCCTGTGATGGCCACTGCCATCCCAACGGTTCAGCTCATCGCGGGTGCCCTGCTCATCTTAGGGCTTGCGACACCGCTGGCCGCAGCATTGGCGCTGGCATTGTCCGCCTACCTCAGCATGTTTGATGTGGCTACCTCTGCCAATGGCGTGAATATCGTCGGCCAGGATTCCAGCAACCTTCAGCTACAACTGTTGATGACCGCCATGGCACTTGGCTTGCAGTTCACCGGCCCGGGCCGCATCGGCATCGACTTCGGACGCGGCTGGGCTCGTCGCCCACTGGCATCGTCGTGGATCTTCGGAATTCTGTCCATCGCTGCAGCAATTGGCCTGTGGTGGCTGACGACCGGCACGCTGCCGTTTATCGGCTAA
- a CDS encoding glucose dehydrogenase, with protein sequence MGFHLVHTSSAQARARGRRRRAALAAGVVGMVSLSGCMSASSALELPFTEDKSEPTGIAMPKFSSPDLPSTPVPTTESKAKDKGPCDLDDVTLAACLPLTTALASTGPGEALVATDDGALTAVAPGKTPREVARLGAPAKQLLPSPSVEEDRQVFVLRNDDTIARVTLVEGSTADVRELPDLSEPGILGIYFDRTSDTLSPRKLLVGDPGIEFQQFCHGPDGMPPLATAILDGTPQLVQLTGPVINPLGGVDLNDSIGGCAVMGDRVVIAIPDAQKVISMPVGPKSSGPDAAWEVKGSPEVLVDGDFGHISHVAAVAANQGIEVWGATTNKTAGAQPSESDERVVRLPSDGAAGGSPD encoded by the coding sequence ATGGGATTCCACCTCGTCCACACCAGCAGTGCACAGGCTCGCGCTCGCGGGCGGCGTCGTCGTGCTGCGCTCGCCGCTGGTGTCGTCGGGATGGTCTCTCTTTCCGGCTGCATGAGTGCCTCGAGCGCGCTTGAGTTGCCGTTTACTGAAGACAAGTCAGAACCGACAGGCATTGCCATGCCGAAGTTTTCCTCCCCTGATTTGCCCTCTACCCCGGTCCCGACCACGGAAAGCAAAGCCAAAGACAAAGGTCCCTGCGACCTCGATGATGTCACTCTCGCCGCCTGCCTACCGCTTACCACCGCGCTAGCCTCAACCGGCCCTGGGGAAGCTCTCGTCGCCACCGACGACGGTGCACTCACCGCTGTCGCACCGGGTAAGACACCGCGTGAGGTCGCACGGCTCGGCGCCCCTGCAAAACAACTGCTGCCCAGTCCCTCGGTTGAAGAGGACCGTCAGGTCTTTGTTTTGCGTAACGACGACACCATTGCGCGCGTCACCCTCGTGGAGGGCAGCACCGCTGATGTGCGCGAACTTCCGGACCTCAGCGAGCCCGGCATTCTCGGAATCTATTTTGACCGAACTTCGGACACCCTGTCCCCGCGCAAATTGCTCGTGGGAGATCCAGGCATTGAGTTTCAGCAGTTCTGCCATGGTCCGGACGGAATGCCGCCGTTGGCAACCGCCATTCTCGACGGCACCCCACAACTGGTTCAGCTCACCGGCCCTGTGATTAACCCCCTCGGCGGTGTGGACCTGAACGATTCCATCGGTGGATGCGCAGTGATGGGTGACCGCGTGGTCATTGCCATCCCAGACGCGCAGAAGGTCATCTCCATGCCGGTGGGTCCGAAGTCAAGTGGGCCCGACGCGGCGTGGGAGGTCAAGGGTTCCCCTGAAGTGCTTGTCGACGGCGACTTCGGCCACATCTCGCATGTAGCGGCTGTCGCAGCGAATCAGGGTATTGAAGTTTGGGGTGCCACGACCAACAAAACCGCCGGGGCACAACCGTCGGAGTCCGACGAACGCGTCGTCAGACTGCCGAGCGATGGTGCCGCCGGCGGTTCCCCGGATTAG
- the gatB gene encoding Asp-tRNA(Asn)/Glu-tRNA(Gln) amidotransferase subunit GatB, with translation MTAAYADDLMDFDEVLERFDPVMGMEVHVELSTNTKMFSSSSAHFGAEPNSNVDPCSLGLPGALPVVNRQGVEWAIKIGLALNCEIAESSRFARKNYFYPDQPKNYQISQYDEPIAYDGYLDVQLDDGTEFRVEIERAHMEEDTGKLTHLGGADGRIHGATRSLVDCNRAGVPLIEIVTKPILGAGERAPEVARAYVSALRDLVKSLGVSDARMDQGSMRVDSNVSLRPIGQEEFGTRTETKNINSLKSVEQAVRYEMQRQAAAITNGEEIVQETRHYQETDGTTSKGRPKESQSDYRYFNDPDLPPVIAPREWVEEIRATLPELPWVRRARIQEEWGLKDEEMRDLVNAGALDLIVDTVEAGAGPAEARSWWVAYLAQKANEAGVELAELAITPAQVARVIALIEEGKLTNKLARKAVDGVLAGEGDVDEVVAARGLEVVRDDGAIEKAVDDALAANPDIVEKYRAGNKKVVGAIVGQVMKATRGKADPAQVNQLIAKKLS, from the coding sequence ATGACCGCTGCATACGCTGATGACTTGATGGACTTTGATGAGGTCCTCGAACGTTTTGACCCGGTAATGGGCATGGAGGTTCACGTCGAGCTCTCGACGAATACCAAGATGTTCTCGTCCTCCTCGGCGCACTTTGGTGCCGAGCCGAATAGCAACGTCGATCCCTGCAGCCTCGGCCTGCCGGGCGCGCTGCCTGTGGTTAACCGTCAGGGCGTTGAGTGGGCCATCAAGATTGGCCTGGCGTTGAACTGCGAGATTGCTGAGTCCTCTCGCTTTGCGCGCAAGAACTACTTCTACCCGGATCAGCCGAAGAACTACCAGATTTCGCAGTACGACGAGCCAATCGCCTACGACGGATATCTTGACGTTCAGCTTGACGACGGCACGGAGTTCCGTGTCGAAATTGAGCGCGCTCACATGGAAGAGGACACCGGCAAGCTGACGCACTTGGGCGGTGCCGATGGTCGTATTCACGGTGCTACGCGTTCGCTGGTGGACTGCAACCGTGCAGGTGTTCCGCTGATTGAGATTGTCACTAAGCCGATTCTCGGTGCGGGGGAGCGTGCCCCAGAGGTTGCTCGTGCGTACGTTTCTGCGCTGCGTGACCTGGTGAAGTCCCTCGGTGTCTCCGATGCCCGCATGGACCAGGGCTCGATGCGTGTGGACTCCAACGTTTCCCTGCGCCCAATCGGCCAGGAGGAGTTCGGCACTCGTACCGAGACTAAGAACATCAACTCCCTAAAGTCGGTTGAACAGGCTGTTCGCTACGAGATGCAGCGCCAGGCTGCTGCGATTACTAATGGCGAGGAGATTGTTCAGGAAACTCGCCACTACCAGGAGACCGACGGCACGACCTCCAAGGGCCGCCCGAAGGAATCGCAGTCGGATTACCGCTACTTCAACGACCCGGATCTGCCACCGGTGATTGCTCCGCGTGAGTGGGTGGAGGAAATCCGCGCAACTCTGCCGGAGCTGCCGTGGGTGCGTCGTGCCCGTATTCAGGAAGAGTGGGGTCTAAAGGACGAGGAAATGCGCGACCTGGTTAACGCCGGCGCTCTCGACCTGATTGTCGACACCGTTGAGGCTGGTGCCGGCCCGGCTGAGGCTCGTTCCTGGTGGGTCGCTTACCTGGCGCAGAAGGCCAACGAGGCAGGCGTGGAGCTGGCTGAGCTCGCGATTACCCCGGCACAGGTTGCACGTGTGATTGCACTGATTGAAGAGGGCAAGCTGACCAACAAGCTGGCCCGTAAGGCCGTCGACGGCGTGCTCGCAGGCGAGGGCGATGTTGATGAGGTCGTTGCTGCCCGTGGCCTGGAGGTCGTTCGCGACGACGGTGCTATTGAGAAGGCCGTCGACGATGCACTGGCTGCTAACCCGGACATCGTCGAGAAGTACCGAGCTGGCAACAAGAAGGTCGTCGGTGCCATCGTGGGGCAGGTCATGAAGGCCACCCGCGGCAAGGCAGACCCGGCTCAGGTCAACCAGCTGATTGCGAAGAAGCTGAGCTAG